In one Notolabrus celidotus isolate fNotCel1 chromosome 1, fNotCel1.pri, whole genome shotgun sequence genomic region, the following are encoded:
- the LOC117814950 gene encoding transmembrane protein 88: MCGMDVDLDDGGSGDEEKEEEFWMGEGVKMLPPPVAHSGGSAWGSRRGRCGCVACGAGLVLWNLCVVSASALLLAVVFSVVLLPAILLLYVGFLCHSRVLDANSAICSYLDDNSCSALIILGFVMMSPLVVVAAAVFCGLLRRFRLLLLIQPISRAWYRGKLLDWAGDIHAWV, from the exons ATGTGCGGTATGGATGTGGACCTGGATGACGGGGGCTCAGGCgatgaggagaaagaggaagagttcTGGATGGGAGAGGGAGTGAAGATGCTGCCCCCTCCTGTGGCCCACAGTGGGGGCAGTGCATGGGGTAGCAGGCGGGGCAGATGCGGCTGTGTGGCGTGCGGGGCGGGTCTCGTCCTCTGGAACCTGTGTGTGGTGTCAGCCAGTGCTCTGCTCCTGGCAGTGGTCTTTTCTGTTGTGCTGCTGCCGGCGATACTGCTGCTGTATGTTGGGTTCCTCTGTCACTCCAGG GTTCTTGATGCCAACTCTGCCATCTGCAGTTACCTTGACGACAACAGTTGCTCCGCCCTCATCATCTTGGGCTTTGTGATGATGTCGCCGCTCGTGGTTGTGGCGGCCGCTGTCTTCTGCGGGCTGCTACGAAGGTTTCGCCTCCTACTTCTCATTCAGCCGATCTCCCGTGCCTGGTACCGAGGGAAGCTGCTGGACTGGGCGGGTGACATCCATGCCTGGGTCTGA
- the nbl1 gene encoding neuroblastoma suppressor of tumorigenicity 1 isoform X2, producing the protein MWRIQICCALFALYSAAPPAHINRLALFPDKSAWCEAKNITQIVGHTGCQPRSIQNRACLGQCFSYSVPNTFPQSTESLVHCDSCMPAQTQWEVVTLECPGAESPHVDKLVERIFHCSCQSCSKEGGQEGAVMQLYPADNVLDVPSLSDTLSSAQSHPLPPSNLHPKKHAHAHTDHHTLPHTSDGG; encoded by the exons ATGTGGAGGATTCAGATTTGCTGCGCACTGTTTGCACTGTATTCAGCAGCACCGCCTGCACACATCAACCGTCTGGCGCTGTTCCCTGACAAGAGCGCCTGGTGTGAAGCCAAGAACATCACACAGATAGTCGGGCACACGGGATGTCAGCCTCGCTCTATTCAAAACAG AGCCTGTCTGGGCCAGTGTTTCAGCTACAGCGTCCCCAACACATTCCCACAGTCGACTGAGTCTCTGGTTCACTGTGACTCCTGCATGCCTGCCCAGACACAGTGGGAAGTG GTGACTCTGGAGTGCCCCGGTGCAGAGTCCCCTCATGTGGATAAGTTGGTGGAGAGGATCTTCCACTGTAGCTGCCAGTCCTGCAGTAAAGAAGGCGGTCAGGAGGGGGCAGTGATGCAGCTGTATCCGGCAGACAATGTCCTAGATGTCCCCTCTCTATCTGACaccctcagcagtgcccagtcCCACCCACTACCCCCTTCAAATTTGCACCCCAAGAAGCAtgctcatgcacacacagaccatCACACACTACCACACACATCAGATGGAGGGTAG
- the nbl1 gene encoding neuroblastoma suppressor of tumorigenicity 1 isoform X1 has protein sequence MVQFSLLLTVKEDNTSKEDNRKQCAVMWRIQICCALFALYSAAPPAHINRLALFPDKSAWCEAKNITQIVGHTGCQPRSIQNRACLGQCFSYSVPNTFPQSTESLVHCDSCMPAQTQWEVVTLECPGAESPHVDKLVERIFHCSCQSCSKEGGQEGAVMQLYPADNVLDVPSLSDTLSSAQSHPLPPSNLHPKKHAHAHTDHHTLPHTSDGG, from the exons atggttcagttttctttattattaacaGTGAAAGAAGACAATACATCAAAAGAAGACAACAGAAAACAAT GTGCAGTCATGTGGAGGATTCAGATTTGCTGCGCACTGTTTGCACTGTATTCAGCAGCACCGCCTGCACACATCAACCGTCTGGCGCTGTTCCCTGACAAGAGCGCCTGGTGTGAAGCCAAGAACATCACACAGATAGTCGGGCACACGGGATGTCAGCCTCGCTCTATTCAAAACAG AGCCTGTCTGGGCCAGTGTTTCAGCTACAGCGTCCCCAACACATTCCCACAGTCGACTGAGTCTCTGGTTCACTGTGACTCCTGCATGCCTGCCCAGACACAGTGGGAAGTG GTGACTCTGGAGTGCCCCGGTGCAGAGTCCCCTCATGTGGATAAGTTGGTGGAGAGGATCTTCCACTGTAGCTGCCAGTCCTGCAGTAAAGAAGGCGGTCAGGAGGGGGCAGTGATGCAGCTGTATCCGGCAGACAATGTCCTAGATGTCCCCTCTCTATCTGACaccctcagcagtgcccagtcCCACCCACTACCCCCTTCAAATTTGCACCCCAAGAAGCAtgctcatgcacacacagaccatCACACACTACCACACACATCAGATGGAGGGTAG
- the micos10 gene encoding MICOS complex subunit MIC10, with the protein MAEEQGRKWDRCMADTVVKAATGLGVGVVFSVLLFKRRTWPVAFGSGLGLGMGFANCQHDLRSPYLIHGHMAKDQQ; encoded by the exons ATGGCGGAGGAGCAGGGACGGAAATGGGATCGCTGTATGGCTGATACAGTCGTGAAAGCAG cAACTGGCCTTGGTGTGGGCGTCGTGTTTTCCGTCCTTCTCTTTAAAC GTCGCACATGGCCTGTGGCATTTGGTTCAGGCTTGGGACTGGGCATGGGATTTGCCAACTGTCAGCATGACCTCAGATCTCCATATCTCATACATGGCCACATGGCTAAG GACCAGCAGTGA